The proteins below are encoded in one region of Clostridium pasteurianum DSM 525 = ATCC 6013:
- a CDS encoding CdaR family protein, which yields MEKKTKQQIVIKICCVIAAFCLWLYISNWENPIKTYRLRNVSVELINTDILTQSRLTLSQGQNFNVTLTLRGTDLEVMRARPDDFKIVADMSEYAVKKGENRIPVQIIHYPSNINIENTNTMWVNVNLDDLHQKTVPIKAKIEGSPKEGYYSSEAVISPGDAIVSGPDKLVNTVKNVIVDANISDLDKDVDLSVPLEAVDDSGKIVNGVKVQPQNASVTIPIKKAKSVGVNIKTTGQPISGIDIKEINPVYPTIDIIGDSDNLSKVSAIDTVPIDLSKVTENKTIKVKLNLPSGINTVNGDESIDVKTNVEGIIQKIFTVNINLINVPQQFNASLEQKSTDITVSGDKSIVNSIKDGDIKANVDCSSLQEGIHNLQISVALPKGVANISDSPSNVNVTVSKK from the coding sequence GTGGAGAAGAAAACCAAACAGCAAATAGTAATAAAAATATGTTGCGTAATTGCTGCATTTTGCCTGTGGCTATATATTTCAAATTGGGAAAATCCAATAAAAACCTATAGATTAAGAAATGTTTCTGTAGAATTAATAAATACAGATATATTAACGCAATCTAGACTTACTCTTTCACAAGGCCAAAATTTTAATGTAACATTGACTTTAAGAGGAACAGATTTAGAAGTTATGCGAGCAAGACCAGATGATTTTAAAATAGTAGCAGATATGAGTGAATATGCTGTTAAAAAAGGTGAGAATAGAATACCAGTTCAGATAATTCACTATCCTAGTAATATTAATATAGAAAACACTAATACTATGTGGGTAAATGTAAATTTAGATGATTTACATCAAAAAACTGTGCCCATAAAGGCTAAAATAGAAGGATCACCTAAAGAAGGGTATTATTCTTCAGAAGCAGTAATAAGTCCGGGAGATGCAATAGTGAGTGGACCGGATAAGCTTGTAAATACAGTTAAAAATGTAATAGTAGATGCTAATATATCTGATCTAGATAAAGATGTAGATTTAAGTGTACCATTAGAAGCAGTAGATGATTCAGGTAAAATTGTCAATGGTGTAAAGGTACAGCCTCAAAATGCCAGTGTCACAATTCCTATAAAAAAAGCTAAGTCTGTTGGTGTAAATATAAAAACAACAGGACAACCAATTAGTGGAATTGATATAAAGGAGATAAATCCCGTATATCCAACCATAGATATAATTGGAGATAGTGATAATCTAAGCAAAGTATCGGCGATAGATACAGTTCCTATAGATTTATCTAAAGTAACTGAGAATAAAACTATAAAGGTAAAATTAAATCTCCCTAGTGGTATAAATACAGTTAACGGTGATGAATCTATAGATGTAAAGACAAATGTAGAAGGCATAATACAGAAAATATTTACAGTTAATATTAATTTAATAAATGTTCCACAACAATTTAATGCGTCTTTAGAGCAGAAAAGTACGGATATAACTGTATCAGGAGATAAATCAATTGTAAATTCCATAAAAGATGGAGATATAAAGGCCAATGTAGATTGTTCTTCACTTCAAGAAGGAATTCATAATTTGCAGATTTCTGTGGCACTTCCCAAAGGTGTTGCTAATATTTCGGATAGTCCTAGTAATGTAAATGTAACTGTTAGTAAAAAATAA
- the cdaA gene encoding diadenylate cyclase CdaA has product MDIINILVAAVKSLSIWSILDIMVVTYIFYKGYMLIKETRAEQLLKGILLILLLMPVSNFLHLTMLNWILERTITIGVLSIIIIFQPEIRRALEHLGRTAFNDVHILENKEKMEEVITQIVNAVYNLSKTRTGALIVMEQRTKLEDIMSTGTKIEGIVSSAILENIFVVNTPLHDGATIIRNDRILASGCFLPLSSNYDISKKLGTRHRAALGISENSDAIVIVVSEETGVVSLAINGKLTRGYTKDKLKDILIRIILIRFSKNNSFKEKVKMWRRKPNSK; this is encoded by the coding sequence ATGGATATTATAAATATTTTAGTTGCTGCAGTTAAATCTCTAAGCATATGGTCTATATTGGATATAATGGTAGTGACATACATATTTTATAAAGGCTATATGTTAATAAAGGAAACCAGAGCGGAGCAACTTTTAAAAGGTATATTATTAATATTGTTATTAATGCCGGTTAGTAATTTTTTACACCTTACTATGCTTAATTGGATTCTTGAAAGGACCATAACAATTGGAGTTCTATCCATAATTATAATATTTCAACCTGAAATTAGGAGAGCCTTAGAACATCTTGGAAGAACTGCCTTTAATGATGTACATATTTTAGAGAATAAAGAAAAAATGGAAGAAGTTATAACTCAAATAGTGAATGCTGTTTATAATCTTTCAAAAACAAGAACAGGTGCACTTATTGTAATGGAGCAAAGAACAAAACTTGAAGATATAATGAGTACTGGAACTAAAATTGAAGGAATTGTATCTTCTGCCATTTTAGAAAATATATTTGTAGTTAATACACCGCTGCATGATGGCGCAACAATAATTAGAAATGATAGAATACTGGCATCAGGATGTTTTTTGCCTCTTTCTTCTAATTATGATATAAGTAAAAAACTTGGAACAAGACATAGAGCTGCACTTGGAATATCTGAAAATTCTGATGCAATTGTAATTGTAGTTTCTGAGGAGACTGGAGTTGTGTCTCTTGCTATTAACGGAAAATTAACTAGAGGATATACTAAAGATAAATTAAAAGATATTTTAATAAGAATAATTCTTATCAGATTTTCAAAGAATAATTCGTTTAAAGAGAAGGTGAAAATGTGGAGAAGAAAACCAAACAGCAAATAG
- a CDS encoding BON domain-containing protein, with protein MVKINDGLIEDTIRSALAKSMNISSKDIKVKSFNGIVSMQGFVNVLAEKNKAEEIAYKVGGVKEVRNNITISLDGDTTDKELTDLVNSNLRNSVFKNRILSVTAKVSGGNVLLVGDVETERDRQIAISEANKTFGIRSVVSTINLASFKDDASLTNDVNMILMQSKINVNDISAIVIRGKVTLSGYAEKEEDINRLVTIIQSVPGIKEVNNKLKLHTIETGIS; from the coding sequence ATGGTGAAAATTAATGATGGATTAATTGAAGATACAATAAGGTCAGCATTGGCTAAATCTATGAATATCAGTTCAAAAGATATAAAAGTTAAATCTTTTAATGGAATAGTATCTATGCAAGGTTTTGTAAATGTACTTGCGGAAAAAAATAAGGCAGAAGAGATAGCCTATAAGGTGGGTGGTGTTAAAGAAGTAAGAAATAATATTACTATATCATTAGATGGCGATACAACAGATAAAGAATTAACTGATCTTGTTAATTCCAATTTAAGAAATAGTGTTTTTAAAAATAGAATTTTATCAGTTACAGCAAAAGTATCTGGAGGAAATGTTCTTTTAGTAGGGGACGTAGAAACCGAAAGAGATAGACAAATAGCTATAAGTGAAGCCAATAAAACCTTTGGAATAAGAAGTGTAGTAAGTACAATAAATTTAGCTTCTTTTAAAGATGATGCTTCTTTAACTAATGATGTAAACATGATATTAATGCAATCTAAAATTAACGTAAATGATATTTCAGCTATTGTCATCCGTGGTAAAGTAACTTTGTCAGGATATGCAGAAAAAGAAGAAGACATAAATAGATTAGTTACTATAATACAATCAGTACCTGGAATAAAAGAAGTAAATAATAAATTAAAATTGCATACAATTGAAACAGGAATTTCATAA
- a CDS encoding cell wall hydrolase — protein MKKSIWAIVFILFLGLLPSSIVNAKTTTPSGNTSSSANRGAINLYNEKSDSIKVFSPEGRSFAVTKEDIDLMAKVVYAESNAEPYEGKVAVASVILNRLRDKSFPKSINDVVKQKYAFSCVVDGNINVTANKDCYNAVFDALDGKDPTTNALYFYNPKTARSSWMINIKKTNVKPIGNHTFFVVN, from the coding sequence ATGAAAAAAAGCATTTGGGCTATTGTGTTTATTCTGTTTTTAGGATTATTACCCTCAAGTATTGTAAATGCTAAAACCACAACACCCTCAGGAAATACTTCTTCATCTGCCAATAGAGGGGCTATAAATTTATATAATGAGAAATCTGATTCCATAAAAGTATTTAGCCCTGAGGGAAGGTCCTTCGCTGTAACAAAAGAAGATATTGATTTAATGGCAAAAGTAGTATATGCCGAAAGTAATGCTGAGCCTTATGAAGGAAAAGTGGCGGTAGCATCTGTAATACTCAATAGACTTAGAGATAAAAGTTTTCCAAAGAGTATAAATGATGTTGTAAAACAAAAATACGCATTTTCCTGCGTAGTAGACGGAAATATTAATGTTACTGCAAATAAAGATTGCTATAATGCAGTATTTGATGCTCTAGATGGAAAGGATCCTACTACTAATGCTCTATATTTTTATAATCCTAAAACAGCCCGTTCAAGTTGGATGATTAACATAAAAAAAACCAATGTAAAACCAATAGGCAATCATACTTTTTTTGTAGTAAATTAG
- a CDS encoding NAD(P)/FAD-dependent oxidoreductase: MEERYDIAIIGSGPAGLSAAINAKIRNKRIILFGNKNLSFKLTKAPKINNFLGFYDISGEDLKNKFNEHIDKMGIEITEERINAVYAMGDYFTLMVNEKVYESKALILATGMEYTKPLKGEEELLGKGVGYCATCDAPLYRNKIVTIVGYTQEAEKEANYVSELASKLYYVPMYNESYDLVDKIEILKDKPLEIKGQDKVEKLILKSNEIETDGVFVLKESVAPAQLVPGLLIENEHIKVDRTMKTNIDGCFAAGDCVGFPYQYIKAAGEGQIAALSAVKYLDSLK; encoded by the coding sequence ATGGAAGAACGTTACGATATAGCTATAATAGGTAGTGGACCAGCAGGTCTATCTGCTGCTATTAATGCTAAAATAAGAAATAAGAGAATAATTTTATTCGGAAATAAAAATTTAAGTTTTAAGCTGACAAAAGCTCCTAAAATAAATAATTTTTTAGGTTTCTATGATATATCTGGAGAAGATTTGAAAAATAAATTTAATGAACATATTGATAAAATGGGTATAGAAATTACTGAAGAGAGAATAAATGCTGTTTATGCTATGGGTGATTATTTTACACTTATGGTTAATGAAAAGGTTTATGAATCAAAAGCTCTCATACTTGCTACTGGAATGGAGTATACAAAGCCATTAAAAGGTGAAGAGGAATTACTTGGTAAAGGAGTAGGGTATTGTGCTACTTGTGATGCACCTTTATATAGAAATAAAATTGTGACAATAGTAGGGTATACACAAGAAGCTGAAAAAGAAGCAAATTATGTTAGTGAACTTGCATCAAAATTATATTATGTACCTATGTATAATGAAAGCTATGATCTTGTAGATAAAATAGAAATTTTAAAGGATAAGCCTTTAGAAATAAAAGGACAAGATAAAGTTGAAAAACTTATTCTAAAGTCTAATGAGATAGAAACTGATGGGGTTTTTGTATTAAAAGAAAGTGTGGCACCAGCACAGCTTGTACCAGGACTTTTAATAGAGAATGAGCATATAAAAGTTGATAGAACAATGAAGACAAATATAGATGGATGCTTTGCAGCAGGAGATTGTGTGGGATTTCCATATCAATATATAAAGGCAGCAGGAGAAGGTCAAATTGCTGCTTTAAGTGCTGTAAAATACTTAGATTCACTAAAATAA
- the trxA gene encoding thioredoxin produces MVKDINDSNFQEEVKAGTVVVDFWAAWCGPCKMLGPVIEDLSEELNDKAKFVKVNVDENPIVASQYRIASIPTVLVFKDGNVAETLVGFRPKAGLKEVLQKHI; encoded by the coding sequence ATGGTTAAAGATATTAATGATAGTAATTTTCAAGAAGAGGTTAAAGCTGGAACGGTAGTAGTAGATTTTTGGGCAGCATGGTGTGGACCTTGTAAAATGCTTGGACCTGTAATTGAAGATTTATCAGAAGAATTAAATGATAAAGCTAAATTTGTAAAAGTCAATGTTGACGAAAATCCAATAGTAGCTAGTCAATATAGAATAGCGAGCATTCCTACTGTGTTAGTATTTAAAGATGGAAATGTAGCTGAGACACTAGTTGGTTTTAGACCTAAAGCCGGACTAAAAGAAGTATTACAAAAACATATATAA
- the tnpA gene encoding IS200/IS605 family transposase produces the protein MDNASIAHTRWNCTYHIVFIPKYRRKIMYGETKKDIVEILKKLCEMKQITLIEGKVCKDHVHMYIAIPPKLCVSECMAYLKGKSALMLFDRHPEYRSRWGERHFWARGYYVATVGNVNEDTIIEYIRQQEESDKLEDGRK, from the coding sequence ATGGATAATGCAAGTATAGCACATACTAGATGGAATTGCACATATCATATAGTGTTTATTCCAAAGTATAGAAGAAAAATAATGTATGGTGAAACAAAAAAAGATATAGTAGAAATTTTAAAGAAGTTATGTGAAATGAAGCAGATCACATTGATAGAAGGAAAGGTTTGTAAAGATCATGTTCATATGTATATAGCAATTCCACCAAAATTATGTGTATCTGAGTGTATGGCATATTTAAAAGGAAAAAGTGCATTAATGTTGTTTGATAGGCATCCAGAGTATAGAAGTAGATGGGGAGAAAGACATTTCTGGGCAAGAGGTTATTATGTAGCAACGGTAGGAAATGTAAATGAAGATACAATAATAGAGTATATAAGGCAACAAGAAGAGAGTGATAAACTAGAAGACGGAAGAAAATAG
- a CDS encoding tetratricopeptide repeat protein, which yields MDKTNTYYEKALNYYHKGYIDRAIELCERNISENIKNRAAIDLKGLLYYLKGDIKNCKTLWKLNLQLNDDKVAKKYLEGLEKDEKRLKVYVKAIKEINSMRINEALELLLECDNSDFNTINVNNYLCICYIKQGDFEKAREKLEKVISLDKNNSMALENKRILVKYEEFKNKVFNKKYFYGLAIITICLAIVFIVNLNTKLFNMSFLESKKSIPLSNNKTNEKVSNKSLQINSAKGKNENSENIQFPYDKFKKAVDNKDFENLYIYVEQWKNSDLRLNYKEMLSHGEKLLKEEGIGYFYRQGTLAFDNKDYSKAINEFLRAFNYGKDNYLYPHVIYFIGESYKNIGDYENAVKFYTMYDEKFYKGDYKDIVLYNMAMISKNIDINKAKEYAKRLSREYSQSS from the coding sequence ATGGATAAAACAAATACATATTATGAAAAAGCATTAAATTATTACCATAAAGGGTACATAGATAGAGCCATAGAATTATGTGAAAGAAACATTTCCGAAAATATAAAAAATAGAGCTGCCATAGATTTAAAAGGACTTTTGTATTATTTAAAAGGTGATATAAAAAATTGTAAAACTCTTTGGAAACTTAATTTACAGTTAAATGATGATAAGGTTGCAAAAAAATATCTTGAAGGATTAGAAAAGGATGAAAAAAGGTTAAAAGTCTATGTGAAAGCAATAAAAGAGATTAATAGTATGAGAATAAATGAAGCTTTGGAACTTCTATTGGAATGTGATAATAGTGATTTTAACACTATTAATGTAAATAATTATCTATGTATTTGTTATATAAAACAGGGAGATTTTGAAAAGGCAAGAGAAAAGTTGGAAAAAGTTATATCTTTGGATAAAAATAATTCTATGGCTTTGGAAAATAAAAGGATATTAGTAAAATACGAAGAATTTAAAAATAAAGTTTTTAATAAAAAATATTTTTATGGTTTAGCAATAATAACTATTTGTTTAGCTATAGTATTTATAGTCAATTTAAATACAAAATTATTTAATATGTCTTTTTTAGAGTCTAAAAAAAGTATTCCTTTAAGTAATAATAAAACTAATGAAAAAGTATCTAATAAATCTTTACAGATTAATTCAGCTAAAGGTAAAAATGAAAATTCTGAAAATATACAATTTCCATATGACAAATTTAAAAAAGCTGTTGATAATAAAGATTTTGAAAATCTATATATTTATGTTGAGCAGTGGAAGAATAGCGATTTAAGGTTGAATTATAAAGAAATGCTATCTCATGGAGAAAAACTTTTAAAAGAAGAAGGTATTGGTTATTTTTATAGACAAGGAACACTAGCTTTTGATAATAAAGATTATAGTAAAGCCATTAATGAATTTTTAAGAGCCTTTAACTATGGTAAGGATAATTATCTGTATCCTCATGTAATATATTTTATAGGAGAAAGCTATAAAAATATAGGAGATTATGAAAATGCTGTAAAGTTTTATACAATGTATGATGAAAAGTTTTATAAAGGCGATTATAAAGATATAGTACTCTATAATATGGCAATGATAAGTAAAAATATAGACATTAATAAAGCAAAAGAATATGCAAAACGTTTATCTAGAGAATATAGTCAGTCTAGTTAG
- a CDS encoding methyl-accepting chemotaxis protein, which yields MKCFNDLRISQKLVSAFILVALFIGIVGFMGINNMRIINSNAISMHDYNLESIKNLTTLKQNFSEARADLLKLVYQKNKSQSNEDLKKEINDFINKNKSIIQKYETTILSDEEKPAFSQLKKDVDSYRAIIEAVIKHVDENNYDAAGDIFSKSEVREKLYNDLNKLIEINTNQADNSYKENNVTYKSSLYSAIFVAALGLIIAIVFGTLISTMISRQANQVLTFAKALGNGDLTQSININSKDEMGNLAKALNQAGSNVRKLISEIIDSASDISAGGEELSAITEEVSSKVEIVSESTEQIARGAQDLSATTEEVNASVQEISATTNEFASKAKDATISVNNIKKRAFDIKEKATKNIEEGNLIYNEKYSDIIKSIEEGKVVEEVKTMADSIGDIAAQTNLLALNAAIEAARAGEQGKGFAVVAEEVRKLAEQSSQTVLNIQNMVSQVEEAFDNLSQSGRGVLEYIVNNVKPSYELLMDTGVHYEKDSEFVRNMSEEIATSSKQMNEVIEQVNSAIQSVSTTAEESASGSEGVLSGINEISMAVNEVAKSAQSQAELAERLNNMVQKFKI from the coding sequence ATGAAATGCTTTAATGATTTAAGAATTTCACAAAAATTAGTATCAGCATTTATTTTAGTAGCATTATTTATTGGAATTGTTGGATTTATGGGAATAAATAATATGAGGATAATAAATTCAAATGCTATTTCAATGCATGATTATAATTTAGAATCCATAAAGAATTTAACCACTTTAAAGCAGAATTTTTCCGAAGCACGGGCAGATTTATTAAAACTTGTTTATCAAAAAAATAAAAGTCAAAGTAATGAAGATCTTAAAAAAGAAATTAACGATTTCATAAATAAGAATAAATCAATTATACAAAAGTATGAAACAACAATACTATCTGATGAGGAAAAACCAGCTTTTTCACAGCTAAAAAAAGATGTGGATTCCTATAGAGCCATTATTGAAGCTGTCATAAAGCATGTTGACGAAAATAACTATGATGCTGCAGGAGATATTTTTTCAAAATCTGAAGTAAGAGAAAAATTATATAATGATTTAAATAAATTAATTGAAATAAATACTAATCAGGCAGACAATTCCTATAAAGAAAATAATGTAACCTATAAAAGCTCTTTATATAGTGCAATTTTTGTGGCTGCTTTAGGTTTAATTATTGCTATTGTATTTGGGACATTAATATCAACTATGATTTCAAGACAAGCAAATCAGGTTTTAACATTTGCTAAGGCCCTTGGAAATGGTGATTTAACGCAATCTATAAATATAAATTCAAAAGATGAAATGGGTAATCTTGCTAAGGCCTTAAATCAAGCAGGCTCTAATGTAAGAAAATTAATATCTGAAATAATAGACAGTGCCAGTGATATTAGTGCGGGCGGTGAAGAATTATCTGCTATTACTGAAGAGGTTTCTTCCAAGGTGGAAATAGTTAGTGAATCAACTGAGCAAATAGCCAGAGGAGCACAAGATTTAAGTGCTACTACTGAAGAAGTAAATGCTTCAGTGCAAGAAATTAGTGCAACTACAAATGAATTTGCAAGTAAGGCAAAGGATGCTACTATTTCCGTAAATAATATAAAAAAACGTGCTTTTGATATAAAGGAAAAAGCTACAAAAAACATAGAAGAGGGAAACTTGATTTATAACGAAAAATATTCAGATATTATAAAGTCTATAGAAGAAGGCAAAGTTGTTGAAGAAGTAAAGACTATGGCTGACTCTATTGGAGATATAGCAGCTCAAACTAATCTTCTTGCGTTGAATGCAGCTATAGAGGCTGCAAGAGCAGGTGAACAAGGTAAAGGCTTTGCTGTAGTTGCAGAGGAGGTAAGGAAGCTTGCTGAGCAATCTTCACAAACGGTTCTAAATATTCAAAATATGGTATCCCAGGTAGAGGAAGCATTTGATAACTTATCTCAGAGCGGACGTGGAGTGTTAGAATATATTGTAAACAATGTAAAACCAAGTTATGAGCTGCTTATGGATACTGGTGTTCACTATGAAAAAGATTCAGAATTTGTACGTAATATGTCTGAGGAGATTGCAACTTCCTCTAAACAGATGAATGAAGTTATAGAACAGGTAAATAGTGCTATACAAAGTGTTTCTACTACAGCGGAAGAATCAGCATCAGGTTCTGAAGGAGTACTAAGTGGTATAAATGAAATATCAATGGCTGTTAATGAAGTAGCAAAATCTGCCCAAAGTCAGGCTGAACTTGCAGAGAGGCTTAATAATATGGTTCAGAAGTTTAAAATTTAA
- the manZ gene encoding PTS mannose transporter subunit IID, with product MSENKLTKGDLKSMFWRSWWLLGSFNFERMQSMGFCVSMIPAIKRLYKDKKDQSAALKRHLEFFNTQPYMAAPIMGVTAAMEEQKSNGAPIDDAAISGVKIGLIGPLAGVGDPIFWGTLRPVFAALGASVALTGSIIGPLLFFIPFNILRILTLWFGVHYGYEKGTSIVSEAAGNTLQKITEGAAIVGLFIMGALVCKWTNINVPLVISSVKGSDGKMVVTTVQNMLDSLIPGLLPLLLTFLCMHLLKKKVSAIVIIFGMFALGILGYIGGFLK from the coding sequence ATGAGTGAAAATAAATTAACTAAAGGCGATTTAAAGAGTATGTTCTGGCGTTCATGGTGGTTACTTGGTTCCTTTAACTTTGAAAGAATGCAAAGTATGGGATTTTGCGTATCAATGATTCCAGCTATAAAGAGATTATATAAAGACAAAAAAGATCAATCAGCAGCGTTAAAAAGACATTTAGAATTTTTTAACACACAACCATATATGGCTGCACCTATTATGGGGGTTACAGCAGCTATGGAAGAACAAAAATCCAATGGAGCTCCAATCGATGACGCAGCTATCAGTGGTGTAAAGATAGGACTTATAGGACCGCTTGCAGGTGTAGGTGACCCTATATTCTGGGGAACTTTAAGACCGGTTTTTGCAGCATTAGGTGCATCAGTAGCTCTTACAGGAAGTATAATTGGACCCTTGCTATTTTTCATACCATTTAATATATTGAGAATATTAACACTATGGTTTGGTGTACATTATGGATACGAAAAAGGAACATCTATAGTATCAGAAGCAGCCGGAAATACACTTCAAAAAATTACAGAAGGTGCTGCAATAGTAGGACTTTTCATAATGGGTGCTTTAGTTTGCAAATGGACTAATATAAATGTACCATTAGTAATTTCTTCAGTTAAAGGTTCAGATGGAAAGATGGTTGTAACTACTGTTCAGAATATGTTAGATTCATTAATTCCAGGATTATTACCATTATTATTGACATTCCTATGCATGCATCTATTAAAGAAAAAGGTTAGTGCTATTGTAATAATATTTGGAATGTTTGCTCTAGGTATACTTGGATATATTGGTGGATTCTTAAAATAA
- a CDS encoding PTS mannose/fructose/sorbose transporter subunit IIC → MSTIQFILVLVVAMITGMGSVLDSMETHRPIIACTLIGLVLGDVKTGIILGGTLELLALGWMNVGAAMGPDSALASVVATILVITGHQPIASGIAIAIPIAAAGQVLTIFVRTIAVFFQHLSDKYAEDANFRGIEIAHFTALLLQGLRIAIPAALVAAVAGTSGVEAMLAAIPVPITRGLQIAGGMIVVVGYAMVINMMEAKYLMPFFFVGFVIAAFTTFTLVGFGIIGLCAAIFYIQLNPKYSQQAQVYDELDDL, encoded by the coding sequence ATGTCTACTATTCAATTTATTTTAGTACTTGTTGTTGCAATGATAACTGGTATGGGAAGTGTACTTGATTCTATGGAAACTCATAGACCAATAATTGCTTGTACATTAATTGGACTTGTACTAGGAGATGTAAAAACAGGAATTATTTTAGGAGGAACGCTAGAACTTCTAGCCTTGGGGTGGATGAATGTTGGAGCAGCTATGGGACCAGATAGTGCTCTTGCCAGTGTAGTTGCTACTATACTTGTAATAACCGGACATCAGCCTATAGCATCTGGTATAGCTATAGCAATACCAATTGCAGCAGCAGGTCAGGTTTTAACTATATTTGTAAGAACTATAGCTGTGTTCTTTCAGCATCTTTCAGACAAATATGCTGAAGATGCCAATTTTAGAGGGATAGAAATAGCTCATTTCACAGCACTTTTGCTTCAGGGACTTCGTATTGCAATCCCAGCTGCACTAGTAGCGGCAGTAGCTGGAACCAGTGGAGTTGAAGCAATGCTTGCAGCAATACCAGTACCAATTACAAGAGGACTTCAAATTGCTGGTGGTATGATAGTTGTTGTTGGTTATGCTATGGTTATTAACATGATGGAGGCAAAATATCTAATGCCATTCTTCTTTGTTGGGTTTGTAATAGCAGCATTTACTACATTTACTCTTGTTGGATTCGGTATAATTGGTCTATGTGCAGCTATATTCTATATACAATTAAATCCTAAATATAGTCAGCAGGCTCAAGTTTACGATGAATTAGATGATCTATAA
- a CDS encoding PTS system mannose/fructose/N-acetylgalactosamine-transporter subunit IIB, with the protein MNINFVRVDDRLIHGQVATVWVKETKCNKIIICSDEVAKDTLRKTLVLQVAPPGIKAYVLPIEKALEVYKNPKYDSFKALILCTNPVDVLRLVEGGMDIKSVNLGGMCYKEGRTQISSAVSLGPEDISALKKMHEMDIELELRKIASDSKVDVMSKIKDL; encoded by the coding sequence ATGAATATAAATTTTGTAAGAGTTGATGACAGATTAATACATGGTCAGGTAGCTACCGTTTGGGTAAAGGAAACAAAATGTAACAAAATAATAATTTGCAGTGATGAGGTTGCTAAAGATACTCTAAGAAAGACATTAGTTTTACAGGTAGCGCCTCCAGGAATAAAAGCTTATGTATTACCTATTGAAAAAGCCCTTGAAGTCTATAAAAATCCTAAATATGACTCTTTTAAAGCGTTAATACTTTGCACAAATCCAGTGGATGTTTTAAGACTTGTAGAGGGGGGGATGGATATTAAATCTGTAAATCTTGGAGGAATGTGCTATAAGGAAGGAAGAACACAAATTAGCAGTGCAGTATCTCTTGGACCTGAGGATATTAGTGCTCTAAAGAAAATGCATGAAATGGATATTGAGCTTGAACTTAGAAAAATTGCAAGTGATTCAAAAGTTGATGTAATGAGTAAAATCAAAGATCTATAG